The genome window ATGCATCCCTGTTGATGAGGGTGAACTGCAGACAGAGGCCGTTCTTCAGAGCTCGAAAGCATCGTTCTCGAAAGTATTTTTAGTTACATGAAAGTGCTTAGAGTAAAAAATTACGACTAACCTGAAACGCATGTAACACATACGAGTGCAATGACTGAAAATGCAACTTGTGTACTTGTATATGAAAAGGAacaaactagagctgcaaagatgaatcaattagttgtcaactattacatttattgccaactattttgataatctaatcggtttgagtaaaaaatctctgattccagcttcttaaatgtgaatattttctagttactttactcctctgtgacagtaaactgaatatatttgagctgtggacagaacaagacatttgaggacgtcatcttgggcttttgtaaaacactgattgacatttttcactattttctgacattttatagaggAAAGAACTAATCGTTTAGTCGAAAAAATAAACGACAGAACAATCAACAATCAAAATaactgttagttgcagccctagaacaAACTTCTGAATGTCAGTGCTGAGAGCAGCGTCTACTACGTATGCCCTTTACTATATTTTCATGGCAATAAACAGAACCAGACTTTTTCGCCAACATCTGTTGTGCTTCAGGCAAACTGGCATTATTCATGGAGCGGCATCTGTCTGGAAACATGTTACGTCTGCTGAGATGCACACGCCTCACACACTTCATCATCACTGCCTCAGATGTTTCGGTTACAACCACAAGCATGTAGACACATGAGCAAACAAGCAAACATCAACACACACGGGTCTGCTGAAATGACGCAAGAATCACTAACTACTTAATAACAGGGTCTTAAATTATTCAGAATGATAAACTACTGTGTGACATCAGAAACTCTGTTTGGTGGAGATGATTAACTTATGAATATTGATAAGTAAATCTAAAAATAGGGTTGCCAAATAAACAAATCAATTTAGAGGATAAAAGGTTAATTTTAGAAGAGAAAAGTGGAATttctaaaatgaaaatgaacattGATGTAACACCAGTCTTTGTAAACCTGCAagctttcaatttttttttttcttttttctttttaattaaaacataaatgacCCACAGTAATGTACAGCTAGAACACAAACACTTTCCAAGTGATGAAGTTGGGGTTTCAGTTTCCTGGACGCTGACTCATGAAGTGGTGACAAGTGTATATCGTCATCCCTGTTCATTCCCCAGGTCCGCCTCTACCACAACTCTGGGCGAATGCCGCTGCATGCACCCTAGGTTAGTCAAACCCTGAGGCCAAGAGTTACCACAAACCCTCCAGATTCAGACTATGAGTAGTTAGTGAAGAGCGAGaacatgaacaaacactttTTCCTGCTTCCTGTAAACTACCTGATCATCAGACCACAGCTTTTAACAAGGCTAACATAAATATGTGAAAGCAGTGATGCCTTTATAATATAACCCACATTAATCATATCCTCCAGCTAGTTTTTATTTCCCCAAACCTGACTTCCCTCAGGACGCCTGGCTAATGTTTATGGGCAGACGGGAGACtggttaaaggtgccctgccacatgtatttcattactttgtggtaatgtctgaagttctaccatggactctgtaacattttttgtggaaaaaatgccttggttaccttgtttcaggtagggctgggcaatatatcgatgttatatcgatatcgtgatatgagactagatatcgtcttagattttggatatcgtaatatcgtgatatgacataagtgttgtcttttactggttttaaaggctgcattacagtaaagtgatgtacttttctgaacttaccagactgttctagctgttctattatttgccttttccccacttagacattatgtccacattactgatgattatttatctaaaatctaagtgtgaagatatttttttaaagcacaaattgtcaaccctagaatatcgctgCAATATCggtatcgaggtatttggtcaagaatatcgtgatatctgattttctccctatcgcccagctctagtttcaagccattctagcgtggtatagaaagcctgcaggaagactcagctcgatttgtgccagttctcattaatattcaacgagctaagctgcttgactctgattggctaacagctagccaatgagagcctggctatcagcatcctttacccagcgcaactgggcgagctcatgaatagtaatgagctcaggcaacaccacgtcagactgaccagcatcttttgtaattggcctgatttctccgcttatttcttttcagtggctagagctgacagaggaggtagcagttcattttcacattcacgacataacacaaacacatatggacctaacatatttcaaaaatgcaagtaaaaacggttttgtgtggcagggcacctttaacctCGGACTTCTTTGCCCTCTGGGAAAGGCAGGATCAGACCAGTCCTCCAGGGTTGTCAGGTTTGACACACTACGCTTAAACAGGGGCAGATATGGagcagacacacccacacacgcacacacacacacacacacacacacacacacacacacacacacacacacacacacagcaataccATGCCTTGTGTGGTGAAGGCTGCACTCTCAGGCACACCTTTTAATTGTGGAGCAGCAGAGCAATGCACAACCGTTTGGGAGACTTCAACAGGGCGCACAAACACATAccatagcaacaaaaacatcaacgGTTGCCAATGCAGCTGAGCTTTCTATGCACATAATGAATACAGAATAAGGGgaagaaatacattttagtaGGAGAAACTCTTTAATTCTAAAATGGACCTACTCCATGCTATAAACCCTTAACTGTCAGTGTGCAGACGTAGGCTACATCCAGTCAGGGACCcatgttaataataacaataactaaaACTCCTGTTTTCTGTTCCCCTTTGAGTATACAAAACATACTTCTTTAGATTTTGCTGAGGAGTTTTGGATCATGTTTTGACAACTAAATAAATGACACATCAGGGTATCAGCTCCTTCTCCCTTTTCCACTGTAAAATGTCATGAATCCGTAACACGCTGATTCAGAGGTAACGTCTGCCAAAAAAGCTGAGGACGGACCACGAAATGTGTTGTAGCTTAAAAGTCCTCCAGAGTAATAGAAAGTGAGTGGGTAGGCCTACACAAACTGAGGGAAGGTCAAAATGTGAACTCACAGTGAGTGGTAGGGAGCAGACCACAAAGATGACGGTGATGAGCGCCAGCAGCACCAGGTGGTCCACCTCCTCTTCCCCCTGTGCGAACCAGGCCAGGCTCAGCTTCCTTCTTCTCCCCGACGACCCGACCGAGCTGCGCCGCATCATCTGGCTCCGGTGCATCTGGCACAGGCTGACGATCACTGAACCGTTGCACACAAACACTGCGAAGATCAGCAGTGCCATGAGGGACGAGTAAGACAGAGAGAAGGCCAGCACCAAGCTGGCCTGGTCATCCCCTGTCGCATCCATATCGATAAAGCACCACGTCCCAGGACAGTACTGTCTGAATTTGCCGTAGCCACTGTATGGCAGGAGACAGAAGGCCAAAGAAAAGACATAAATAAAGAAGAGAGTGAATTTGGCAAAGCTGCGCCGGATGTGTACAGAGTAAAAGTAAGGGTGGCTGATGGCCAGGCAGCGCTCCACAGCCATGGCGCACAGGATGAGCGTGGGGGCCAGGCCGAAGAAACTCATGGCGAAAGCAAAGATCTTGCACAGGCCTGCGCCTCCCATACTGATCAGGGACATGTTGCGGGCGTAGCAGATGAACACAGGTGGGCTGAGGAGGCAGGTGCCCAGCAGGTCGGTGAGGGCCAGGCCGGTCACCAGGATGCAGAAGACAGAAGACCTGGAGCGATGCTCCTTCTGGTGCACGCCGAGGATGAAGAGAGCCAGAAGGTTTCCCACCACGGCAGCCAAAAACATGATGATGCTTGTTACTGGCTTGCCATCACCATTCACGATGAGAGTGTCATTGCAGGTGGTGTTGTTACATGATTCGTTTGAATCCATGCTTTTGTTCATGTCTAACtcactgcaaaaaaaatatgACTGCTCAGTGTGGAATTGCCGGTAATAAGGAATTCCCACACAACCAAAGGAGATCCTGACCTCTTGATACCATCATTTGGCAACACAGAAGGCAGGGCTGTCTGGGAAGACCCATAATGCTGCACTGACCTAAAACGTGCTTCTCTGTCTGTCCCCTTTTCTTGCAGACAGTTTTGAAATCTGTGGaacaaataacacacacacaaaaaacgaTGCTTAGTGCTTACAGGTAACATAAGACTCTCATTCCACCAGGGGTGGCATCATGTTAAGGTCTTTCTTCTACTGGTGAATAATTACTAACAATGTTCGTATCATAGTTTTAGTGACTAGTATCACTCACCGTTCACTGGCTCCGCAGGAGAGAAGCAATATGAGCGACTGGAACTTCTTAAAAGTAAGTCAGAAAAGTAAAATTCTtaatcatcttcttcttcttctttttcttcttcttcttcttcttcttcttcttcttcttcttcttcttcttcttcttctttttctacgGATTCAGGCTCCTGGTTAGTAAACTATTTAGCGGTTACGGAGTTCAAAGCTGCCGCTGCCGGTTACGTCTCGGCAGATACACACTGAACTCATGGGACAAAGAGAAAGACTGAATAAGTTCCGCTTTTTCcatcaactctctctctctctccctctctgtacCTCTCTCTCGctgtatctctgtctctatctctgtctctctctctctctctctctctctctctctctctctctctctctctctctctctctctctctctctctctctttctctgcaccTCCCAGTGTTTCTCGGATAAATGTATAGTCCCTCCCACTGTACTGTACCGAAAACGCTGACAGATTCTATTCAAAGGAATATTTAAGATAAACaaaggtaaaataataataataataataataataataataataataataataataataataataataataaaagcttAAAGAATTGACTTGTTTCTGCTGGCTATCAATCAGAATGAACTATTTGTGGAGTTATTTTCTTCCTTGTTTCAAGATGGTTTTGTGTCCAGAAATGGATGCATTATGAGCACATTACCCCACAGTAAGGTTTTATTTTTCCCAAGGTTATAGATTAAAAACCTAAACATATCATTTTAAGAGTAAACTATACTATAATAACTATATTATAACCTATAATATAATAACTATATTATTGCAGTAACTTATagactgaaataaataaataaataaacaccaATAGATTGAAGTGATTACGTTTCCGGGGGCCCAGCTGTACTGACAAAGACACTCTGGTCAGTATTGGCTTGTTCCCCATTAGAgctcagaaaaaaatgtaatccaaTTAGTCTTTTGTGTAAGTATTTGGTTTGGCAATGTCCCTTCTTGGTTTTTAAAAAGGTGTTTTGAATAGCCTTAATCTCAGCCAGTTTACATTACATGCAGCCTTTGTTGCTGGGAGAACCAGCAGTGCTTTAGCTGAATATAAATGCTGTGAAAGCAAGTTTTCCCTGTTTGCAGCCTTTGGTGAAATCTACCTGAATGGAAAGAGAGGTAAATCctccaacagtgtgtgtgtgtgtgtgtgtgtgtgtgtgtgtgtgtgtgtgtgtgtgtgtgtgtgtgtgtgtgtgtgtgtgtgtgcgcgcgcgcgcgcgctctGGAAGAGACTGCGTGCTTTGATTTGGCCCTCAGGATGAGAATACTCCTGAATATGCTCTCAAATATTTGAACAACTTAGAGTGTTTGACAAAAGTGCAGGAACCAGAGAAATGCTGTTCAGAAAATTAAGCTTAGCGTTCATGCAGGACACCGAAGCCCGCtaattacagtttttgccgattgcttacacactgaaatcaaaagtattacacaattatcaaaaccttacactcaagaAGCAAAACGTGAgcccagatgtgcaccactataagcacaatgtcagcctcGCACTGTTTGCgaaacaatacacacagtgatttgcaaaacacttGTATACGTTAGACACAGAAGtatatcatgatgtcacttccttgcaattccaaagcactgactgtcaaattACCATACTTATGAGCCAATCTGTGACACCTGTAATcgtaacctgtactggatacagtatttgatgtttgtctgttgtttgctgagctaacagtgttatacacactactgtagtagctgtatgaaaactgggacatgttgttgttgttgtgattctccatgttgacatgttgactgatttgggtatatggagagaaataaattatattttcctcagtctgcagcattggccttgtgtagtgtttggtgaacttattgtatatttgcactttctctgtgtacttcatatacagtagggctgggcgtaTCTATCTAAATATCGATAGTATCGATACCAAGATGagtattggtatcggatcgatactGAGATCGATACTTTTGTTGCAGTTTTTCTCCGAGTTCTTGCGAGCACAGCGTCTCTCCAAGTCTGTGTGCAGTGTGCAAACagcgcatctctctctctctctctctctctctctctctctctctctctctctctctctctctctctctctctctctctctggcccctccccctcccttgacagatatctgtgtgtaatggaaggtatttttggttgtgttgttgactttgttatatttatattttgttatattattttattatttttatattgttctagttagtaaataaaaacatttagatttgccTAAAATCTTTGTCCTGTGTTTTATCATAATCAACTAACTAAAGGCAAAATCACACAATGATCGTGACGTCACaagtaaaaagtatcggtattggtatcggcgaTACTAGccctgtatttaaaaaaatgtaaaaaaaattcccAGTATCGCCCACCCCTAATATACAGTACTcaatcactgagaagtagaattgctaaaagtgttttaggttagcaacagcagtgtgtaactggttcaaacagaattaagtcATATGAAACGTGTGtaaaaaatatagttttttataaattagtgtatagtttttCATTTCAGAGTGTTTCATCTTGCGAAGGATCTGAGATGTTCTGctaattgggtgtgtggttgtgctaatggtgtgtagtgttttgaaaaactggtccctgttttcaaaatggtgcttaagcaatcgaaaaaaaaaacaacctgtaaattatcattcctatcagacacacaccaatcacagccattctcacatcaattcaattaaattttatttatagtatcaaatcatcaACATAtcttatctcgagacactttacagatagagtaggtctagaccacactctataaattataaagccccaacaattcaagtagttcccccaagagcaagcatttagtgcgacagtggcgaggaaaaactcccttttaggaagaaacctcagtaatgagaaaaactcccttttaagaagaaacctcagtaatgagaaaaactcccttttaggaagaaacctcggcagacccaggctcttggtaggcggtgtctgacggtgccagttggggatgtgctgaacagtggaaataatagtcacaataaagataatggaacaatgaCTGAGAAATAGTAGTTatagtatatttttttaatcttttatctttttatactgtttattgatccccagtggggaaattagaatttacactctgtttgttagaaatcactacacacaggcctgaaatacacacacatgctcaggacctattcatgcacaaatgaagagatgtcagagtgagtgggctgccagtgctggaccagcacccCGAAAGTtaatgtcatagcagggcactgcagggcgttgcagtatgtagcaggttcagcaggacacagcagggcaCCGTGGAGTGTAGCAGGGTGAActgaagcaggaccacggcgacagctgaaaCCAAGGTCTAGGTGCCATCCAGATCCAACGAAAAACGCTGGGGAAAaggaacataaggactccggggagtaaactccccagagctaggttagtaacaagcatttctggatctcctcactccctaactataagctttatcaaagaggagtgttttcagtttattcttaaatgtggtgatggTGTTTGCCCCCTGAACCCAGACTGAGAGCTgtttccacaggagaggagcctgatagctgaaggctctggctcccatcctacttttagagactctaggaaccacaagtagctctgaattctgggagcgcagtgctctagtgggacaatgcggtactaagagctcttctagatatgatggtgctagaccatttagagctttgtaggtcaggagaaggattttaaattcaatcctggattttacaggaagccaatgcagagaagctaatacaggagaaatatgatctcttttcttagttcttgtcagaacacgtgctgcagcattctggatcatcTGGAGAGttctaagggacttatttgagcatcctgatagtaaggaattacagtagtccagcctagaagtaacaaatgcatggactagtttttccgcatcgttttgcgacaggatattcctaattttggcaatgttacgaagatagATTAAGGCGGTCCTTTTAAATGTGACTCCCTCCTCACTGATCCCTGCTACACTGACGCTGCTTCACTCTCTGCTGCTGCCGCCGGCAACACTTTGCCTCCACCACCCCACCCTCAaagtttaaaatggttttcaaTGTCTTTGTTTTGGCTCACTCTTGTATACAGGGGGGTTTCCGCATGGTGCTCCCTGCattgttgcaataaatggttacATCTATGTGTTCCTGACTCAAACaacatgtgcatgtgtggaGAAAGATGTTTTGGGATCCTTTAGTGATTACAGCGTAGCCTATACAAAAATATACACTCCCCATTCACAAGTAAAACACTTGTAGCAATAGTACAcctacacaggtgttttcatttACTGTTCCTGATTTGTACTCTTCTCTGTGTTGTGAGCCTGATTTTCCCtcacactctgtacttttttttttttttcaccagttACAACTTTCACCTTTATTACCAGCCAGCCACAACACTGGTACTGTATTCGCCTTGtgagtctgtgagtgtgtgcttcAGATGTGAGATGACCATGTCCGGCTCTTTGTGATGCTGATTCCCAGGAACCGAAAACTGCAATCAGAGCAGAGATCTGACAATAAGTGACAACacctgtgcgt of Sander lucioperca isolate FBNREF2018 chromosome 5, SLUC_FBN_1.2, whole genome shotgun sequence contains these proteins:
- the ptgir gene encoding prostacyclin receptor yields the protein MNKSMDSNESCNNTTCNDTLIVNGDGKPVTSIIMFLAAVVGNLLALFILGVHQKEHRSRSSVFCILVTGLALTDLLGTCLLSPPVFICYARNMSLISMGGAGLCKIFAFAMSFFGLAPTLILCAMAVERCLAISHPYFYSVHIRRSFAKFTLFFIYVFSLAFCLLPYSGYGKFRQYCPGTWCFIDMDATGDDQASLVLAFSLSYSSLMALLIFAVFVCNGSVIVSLCQMHRSQMMRRSSVGSSGRRRKLSLAWFAQGEEEVDHLVLLALITVIFVVCSLPLTIAGFINAIHPFCGDAENLTAFRFYALNPIVDPWVFIICRKSVFQHLCSLLSCRFGRTAVKTTAHCALSLPLDAHTQHNSQDGTVPQTNMFSSLPL